A part of Helicobacter fennelliae genomic DNA contains:
- a CDS encoding biopolymer transporter ExbD produces the protein MKKIDSMNLVPFIDVMLVLLVIVLTTASFVNTSRIQVNVPKISDSSNKNQEINNKPLNIAIDSNGNFFLENKPITLDSLKTTLQGYDKQTPIILNGDSKSNLNSFVQIMDLLQDEGLNDLYIVVEEER, from the coding sequence ATGAAAAAAATTGATTCTATGAATCTTGTGCCATTTATTGATGTTATGCTTGTTTTGCTTGTAATCGTGCTGACAACCGCTTCATTTGTCAATACCTCCAGAATCCAAGTCAATGTTCCAAAAATAAGCGATAGTAGCAATAAAAATCAAGAGATTAATAATAAACCTCTTAACATCGCAATCGATAGTAATGGCAACTTTTTCCTCGAAAATAAACCAATCACGCTTGACTCACTCAAAACCACTTTGCAAGGCTATGATAAGCAAACACCAATCATTCTCAATGGCGATAGCAAAAGCAATCTTAATTCATTTGTGCAGATTATGGATTTGCTCCAAGATGAAGGACTCAATGATCTTTACATTGTCGTTGAGGAAGAGCGGTAG
- the exbB gene encoding TonB-system energizer ExbB → MKEIVDYSILGFLGFLSIIVIAIGIERTWFYATVRVDDYHDKRLLELDLYKRLTLIATIGSNTPYIGLLGTVAGIMITFVDIGSNSFVDTKTIMTGLALALKATAMGLIVAIPSIVLYNMLVRKAEIVITKWDIYHNPSPIEQKPLARLDKDT, encoded by the coding sequence ATGAAAGAAATTGTAGATTATTCGATTTTGGGATTTTTGGGATTTTTGTCAATCATTGTGATTGCTATTGGGATTGAGAGGACGTGGTTTTATGCCACTGTTCGCGTAGATGATTATCACGATAAGCGACTTTTAGAGCTTGATTTATACAAACGTCTAACCCTCATCGCAACTATCGGCTCTAATACCCCATACATAGGGCTTTTGGGCACCGTTGCTGGGATTATGATTACTTTTGTGGATATTGGCTCAAATTCATTTGTCGATACCAAAACCATTATGACAGGGCTAGCCCTTGCACTCAAAGCCACTGCAATGGGGCTTATCGTGGCTATTCCTAGTATCGTGCTTTATAATATGCTTGTGCGCAAAGCAGAGATTGTCATCACAAAATGGGATATTTATCACAACCCATCACCAATCGAGCAAAAACCTCTCGCGCGACTTGATAAAGACACATAG
- a CDS encoding LPP20 family lipoprotein: MTSVTQKIKTMSIAAIAGLSFVGCTAAQDDVGLTPPTADYRPTGIENPGINGAGMNRVGMMNPPSMVNPPMANPLPSPIINNTIPDDEDMRSPRGSQEPLIPNNPNLTPSNIIELQVTGTGVAPQNAISPAQSTALAKRAAMIDAYKLLGEKMYGVKLNGQDTVENMAITSSTVKSKVQALVRGADITNVDCRAGLCQVTMEIKLDGRVWYRALGGR; this comes from the coding sequence ATGACAAGTGTGACACAAAAGATAAAAACGATGTCTATCGCCGCTATCGCTGGTTTAAGTTTCGTTGGCTGCACAGCCGCTCAAGATGATGTAGGGCTTACCCCGCCAACAGCGGATTATCGCCCCACAGGGATTGAAAATCCGGGTATAAATGGCGCGGGTATGAATAGAGTAGGTATGATGAATCCACCATCTATGGTCAATCCACCTATGGCAAATCCTCTTCCATCGCCAATTATCAACAATACAATTCCTGATGATGAGGATATGAGATCGCCAAGAGGATCGCAAGAGCCACTTATCCCTAATAATCCAAACCTCACTCCAAGCAATATCATTGAGTTGCAAGTTACAGGCACTGGAGTCGCTCCGCAAAACGCCATATCACCGGCACAATCAACAGCATTAGCTAAGAGAGCAGCGATGATTGATGCTTATAAACTTCTTGGCGAAAAAATGTATGGGGTAAAACTCAATGGTCAAGACACGGTTGAAAATATGGCAATCACAAGCTCAACTGTAAAATCCAAAGTGCAAGCTCTTGTGCGTGGCGCGGATATTACAAATGTTGATTGCAGGGCTGGTTTGTGTCAAGTTACAATGGAAATCAAGCTTGATGGGCGCGTTTGGTATCGTGCTTTGGGCGGGCGATAA
- a CDS encoding carbon storage regulator, with product MLILSRKQDESIVIGDNIVIKVISIDRGSVKLGFEAPPNTLILRTELKEAIVNENKKAIQSSNNSQLLDLGKHINIK from the coding sequence ATGCTCATACTCTCTAGAAAACAAGATGAAAGTATTGTTATCGGTGATAATATCGTAATCAAGGTTATTTCTATTGATAGAGGAAGCGTGAAGCTCGGATTTGAAGCCCCGCCAAATACACTCATCTTGCGCACAGAGCTCAAAGAAGCGATCGTCAATGAAAATAAAAAAGCTATCCAATCCTCTAATAACTCTCAATTACTAGATTTAGGCAAACACATCAACATTAAATGA
- a CDS encoding EamA family transporter — translation MRYLVIVSCIWAFSFPLIKHYLSGIVDNYFAILVRFVLAFIVFLPLMRFHTNLRLALKLMGIGALQIGVMYIFYYNAFLYISASEVALFTIFTPFYVTLIYDICHRRLRSLYFISVAMAVFGAYIIRSGAIDSGFVIGFLLVQVANICFGAGQSLYKYTIEQEKVSNQAEVFGFFYLGAIIVGVLSFVTLGDVDKIPSFSLNSPQWIVLIYLGVIASGAGYFMWNKGVSMSDSGVVAIMNNAMIPLVVLVDWLFWGRQMQSESLIKLICGGVVIFVSLAVHYWIMRWYNRTNLRRI, via the coding sequence ATGCGTTATTTGGTTATTGTCAGTTGCATTTGGGCTTTTTCGTTTCCGCTTATCAAGCATTATCTTAGCGGGATTGTTGATAATTATTTTGCTATTTTGGTGCGTTTTGTGCTTGCGTTTATCGTGTTTTTGCCATTGATGAGATTCCATACAAATCTGCGTTTGGCGCTCAAGCTTATGGGGATTGGCGCGCTTCAAATTGGTGTGATGTATATTTTTTATTACAATGCGTTTTTGTATATCAGCGCGTCTGAAGTGGCTCTTTTTACGATTTTTACGCCGTTTTATGTTACGCTTATTTATGATATTTGCCATAGGCGATTGCGGAGTTTGTATTTTATCAGCGTGGCGATGGCTGTTTTTGGGGCGTATATTATCCGCAGTGGCGCGATAGATTCTGGGTTTGTTATTGGGTTTTTGCTCGTGCAGGTCGCAAATATCTGCTTTGGCGCAGGGCAAAGCCTCTATAAATACACAATCGAGCAAGAAAAAGTATCAAATCAAGCCGAAGTGTTTGGCTTTTTTTATCTAGGCGCGATTATTGTCGGGGTGCTAAGCTTTGTCACGTTGGGCGATGTGGATAAGATTCCGAGTTTTTCGCTTAACTCACCGCAGTGGATTGTGCTGATTTATCTTGGGGTTATCGCCTCTGGTGCGGGGTATTTTATGTGGAATAAGGGCGTGAGTATGAGTGATAGCGGTGTGGTGGCGATTATGAATAATGCGATGATTCCGCTTGTCGTGCTTGTGGATTGGCTATTTTGGGGAAGGCAAATGCAGAGCGAATCACTCATCAAGCTTATATGTGGTGGAGTTGTGATTTTTGTATCGCTGGCTGTGCATTATTGGATTATGCGGTGGTATAATCGCACGAACTTGCGCAGAATCTAG
- a CDS encoding 4-(cytidine 5'-diphospho)-2-C-methyl-D-erythritol kinase → MTLKAYPKINLYLKLVGIQHNNHHSYHLLESRFGLITSGVYDEIFISESSHDSIKGDFGCDWQKSSVFQALVALRKFYPIPPLRIEVQKRIPIGAGLGGGSSDAGVLLSALNQKFSINLNQAKLAQIAKSIGADVAFFTQGHRFAEVRGIGEIIEPKQILDSDMTDFEIFTPPIFCDTKQVYQCYIQMRQNKQIQFSAKNLFANLDNQTLFTHNCADLNDLFLPASTLYPQLLNIKKDLGDEWFFSGSGSSFFRPVRPINKSAKPTSFTESIDSTNTAQKRI, encoded by the coding sequence ATGACACTCAAAGCATACCCCAAAATCAATCTCTATCTCAAACTCGTTGGCATACAGCATAATAATCATCACAGCTATCATCTTTTGGAATCTCGCTTTGGACTTATCACAAGTGGGGTGTATGATGAGATTTTCATCTCTGAATCCTCGCATGATAGCATTAAGGGCGATTTTGGCTGCGATTGGCAAAAGAGCAGTGTATTTCAAGCTCTTGTAGCCTTGCGTAAATTCTATCCTATTCCGCCATTGCGTATCGAAGTGCAAAAACGCATTCCCATAGGTGCTGGACTTGGCGGTGGAAGCTCTGATGCGGGCGTGCTTTTATCTGCGCTTAATCAAAAATTTTCAATCAATCTCAATCAAGCCAAACTCGCGCAAATCGCTAAAAGTATCGGTGCTGATGTGGCGTTTTTTACGCAAGGGCATCGCTTTGCTGAAGTTCGAGGCATTGGTGAGATTATTGAGCCAAAGCAGATTCTAGATTCTGATATGACTGATTTTGAGATTTTTACGCCACCTATTTTTTGTGATACAAAGCAAGTCTATCAATGCTATATCCAAATGCGCCAAAATAAACAAATCCAATTCTCTGCCAAAAATCTTTTTGCTAATCTTGATAATCAGACATTATTCACTCATAATTGTGCGGATTTAAATGATTTATTTCTGCCGGCAAGCACGTTGTATCCGCAATTACTAAACATCAAAAAAGATTTAGGCGATGAGTGGTTTTTTAGCGGAAGTGGGAGTAGCTTTTTTCGCCCTGTTCGCCCTATCAATAAATCTGCAAAGCCTACGAGCTTTACAGAATCTATAGATTCTACAAATACCGCACAAAAGCGCATATAA
- a CDS encoding vacuolating cytotoxin domain-containing protein, which translates to MRKIRAYSVVVFCVFMPITAQAAVDIARDVYCFYTTSPWLWSDCHSWKYTPQPNNETTDTFYATNTDTYSGTGNSFTANYKNGTLILGNNQKQTGSGSLSFGSGGGGGYVGYMSGTFNVKEAYLTGTIKGGNNTKVGAGLTLNINATSDINTDGLNVSMWSNTQGDQFSLKSTGGDVKLKDTNIRIQGADFASRSGSFFFVEAKKGKIDADKLNVTMPETTGFIKVKFEAQDLVFKNSNLTIDNSSTAGINSETQFISSNNISVDNTNNFNLHTEVINFTAGKNLELSGKTNISISTLTAKPQMTFKAGEKLDINTMNMNVNLQALHTGGSTNINFEGKNMTIKDSELRVSSPGIGNLSADRHNMNFTTTSGDMNFTNTKIIADGGRSTFKLSATNGKIIGDNLTYTMGRGEFSNSSAWSANSIELKNSTINIAEASLAGQSSSATFNATSGDINFDKSTNATISTERVEFKATNDIKLLGTNTIKSGGNTTNADIDFDAGGNIHLGATNIQVFQGNGALNMKAGRDITIDKLDLHGKMWDGTIVVSLNPSYATFEAQNITINGGRIYSTRGINNSTDTAGEFITTFHANGDINLKNVNITLANQLANVGSPDMIIFKGENLTHTGIFDTQTAQQTWEGATFDFSGVRKSASVGTMIVEAAKIKLNNNFKADSLTIRTRETNGGSHNGTPGVGTVLFTKTDSNLKFGTITLNGWGQNGNQVVGNTARLSFFNESGTNNFVKNSTLTVDTVKLGSESGFYASNIETSNIQNLILDHNARAEFYKLNIINNGSIEMNATSSIGLSYFDVKVNQSNNSVNNYGKPILYITHAGKNLSNLTIEGNKTYRFIDAMEIKYIFTTASGNTQTFHCGDSGTQEQCDYIKNSIAIYEGAKGEPTINADGSIDYTQSRVDLAKLQAKLQAGLNNIGLRYEKVVDYSTIGIKILGNNPDNPYDINDIRYYIWQKGGKSRGDEYVAKIAAISPTTARQETITQTQNGQVVYTKYDEQKKEQVVCRDNTAGCSAHQVETSNSDIFKWLQFVSIHSRGITFTGTNIMDYDIGFFEHTATQLYNTLEQLSSTERKSSTAEATKLAADIAKIQRLVKLSRVDSYDNGIKFASLMQNKKRAHYANNSSTRSDIEDVTLDPAYLYKFSNRHTYANNIWANAIGSASFISNGYGALYGLNVGYDRFLNLGENGLILGVFAAYGYGTYTADLIKNNSHNVNSGIYSRAIIKNHEFDFNAGYTIGMNNEDINARENIWLSQLGQSYKYNTHTFNLNANYGYIFGMKGKTLVFKPSIGMSYYMINVGKINGADSLITAFDPNTTNQSFTNYTNNLGIQSPQALQHVLALNVAFETRQYFQKGSYWFINVGAQRDIYISSNNIAEVRFVGSNNLSYKQGDNLNTFANATAGGEVQFLEQFFINFGLGGKVGLSYKDINITGNLGARYVF; encoded by the coding sequence ATGCGTAAGATTAGAGCATATAGCGTTGTAGTATTTTGCGTTTTTATGCCGATTACAGCACAGGCAGCAGTGGATATAGCTAGAGATGTTTATTGTTTTTATACTACATCACCCTGGTTGTGGAGTGATTGTCATTCATGGAAATATACTCCACAACCAAATAATGAGACTACCGATACTTTTTATGCTACAAATACAGATACTTATTCTGGAACTGGAAACTCTTTTACAGCTAACTACAAAAATGGCACACTTATTCTTGGAAATAACCAAAAACAAACTGGAAGTGGCTCGCTATCTTTTGGCTCTGGTGGTGGCGGTGGATATGTAGGGTATATGAGTGGGACTTTTAATGTCAAAGAAGCATATCTCACAGGGACAATTAAAGGTGGTAATAATACAAAAGTTGGAGCAGGGCTTACACTTAATATCAATGCTACAAGTGATATTAATACCGATGGTCTTAATGTCTCAATGTGGTCAAATACACAAGGCGATCAATTTTCACTAAAAAGCACAGGTGGCGATGTAAAACTTAAAGATACAAATATTAGAATCCAAGGTGCTGATTTTGCGAGTCGCTCTGGCTCGTTTTTCTTTGTCGAAGCCAAGAAAGGCAAAATTGATGCTGATAAGCTCAATGTTACAATGCCTGAGACGACAGGATTTATCAAGGTAAAGTTTGAAGCACAAGATCTTGTCTTTAAAAATAGCAATCTTACCATTGATAACTCTAGCACGGCTGGCATAAATAGTGAAACGCAATTCATCTCAAGCAATAATATCAGTGTCGATAATACAAATAACTTTAATCTCCATACTGAAGTGATAAACTTCACTGCGGGCAAAAATCTCGAGCTCTCTGGAAAGACAAATATTTCTATTTCTACACTTACAGCCAAACCACAGATGACTTTCAAAGCAGGTGAAAAACTCGACATAAATACTATGAATATGAATGTCAATTTGCAAGCACTCCATACAGGAGGATCTACAAACATCAACTTTGAGGGCAAAAATATGACTATCAAGGATAGTGAGTTGCGCGTAAGTTCACCGGGTATTGGAAATCTTTCAGCTGATCGGCACAATATGAACTTCACCACTACTAGCGGTGATATGAATTTTACAAATACCAAAATCATAGCTGATGGCGGGCGAAGCACTTTTAAGCTTAGTGCTACAAATGGCAAGATTATCGGTGATAATCTCACTTATACTATGGGTAGAGGTGAATTTTCTAATAGCTCTGCTTGGAGTGCAAATAGCATAGAGCTTAAAAATAGCACGATAAATATTGCAGAGGCTTCACTTGCAGGGCAAAGTAGCAGTGCTACATTTAATGCGACATCTGGGGATATAAACTTTGATAAATCCACAAACGCCACGATCTCAACCGAACGCGTAGAATTTAAAGCCACAAATGATATAAAACTCTTAGGCACAAATACAATCAAATCAGGTGGTAATACCACAAATGCGGATATTGACTTTGATGCTGGAGGGAATATCCACTTAGGAGCTACGAATATACAAGTTTTTCAAGGTAATGGGGCTTTAAATATGAAAGCAGGTCGAGATATTACGATTGATAAGCTTGATTTGCATGGTAAAATGTGGGATGGGACAATAGTTGTATCATTGAATCCAAGCTATGCGACATTCGAAGCTCAAAATATTACAATAAATGGCGGAAGAATTTACTCTACTCGTGGGATCAATAACTCAACTGATACGGCTGGAGAATTTATAACAACTTTTCATGCAAATGGAGATATAAATCTTAAAAATGTGAATATCACATTAGCTAATCAGCTTGCTAATGTCGGCTCTCCTGATATGATTATCTTTAAGGGTGAAAATCTCACACATACAGGGATTTTTGATACTCAAACCGCACAGCAAACTTGGGAGGGAGCGACTTTTGACTTTTCAGGGGTGAGAAAGAGTGCAAGTGTCGGAACTATGATCGTAGAAGCAGCCAAAATCAAACTTAATAACAATTTCAAAGCAGATTCTCTCACAATCCGCACAAGAGAGACAAATGGTGGCTCTCATAATGGCACACCTGGAGTTGGGACAGTGCTTTTCACAAAAACAGATTCTAATCTCAAATTTGGCACAATCACACTCAATGGCTGGGGACAAAATGGGAATCAAGTTGTGGGTAATACCGCAAGGCTTTCGTTTTTTAATGAGAGTGGCACTAATAATTTTGTAAAAAACTCTACGCTTACAGTTGATACTGTAAAGCTAGGCTCAGAATCTGGATTCTACGCTTCAAATATAGAGACTTCCAATATCCAAAACCTCATACTCGATCATAACGCACGAGCAGAATTTTATAAACTCAACATTATCAATAACGGCTCAATAGAGATGAATGCTACAAGCAGCATTGGTTTGAGCTATTTTGATGTAAAAGTCAATCAATCAAACAATAGCGTCAATAACTATGGAAAGCCAATCCTTTATATCACACATGCTGGTAAGAATCTAAGCAATCTCACAATAGAAGGAAATAAAACCTATCGCTTCATTGACGCAATGGAAATTAAATATATTTTCACCACAGCAAGTGGAAATACACAAACTTTTCATTGTGGAGATTCTGGCACACAAGAGCAATGTGATTACATCAAAAACTCTATTGCTATTTATGAGGGAGCAAAGGGTGAGCCAACAATAAATGCTGATGGAAGTATTGATTATACACAAAGTAGGGTTGATCTTGCCAAACTTCAAGCCAAACTTCAAGCAGGACTCAATAATATTGGATTGCGATATGAAAAGGTTGTAGATTATAGCACCATAGGTATAAAGATCTTAGGAAATAATCCAGATAATCCTTATGATATTAATGATATACGTTACTACATTTGGCAAAAGGGTGGAAAGAGTAGAGGTGATGAATATGTCGCTAAAATCGCAGCAATCTCTCCAACCACAGCAAGACAAGAAACAATCACCCAAACACAAAACGGACAAGTTGTCTATACCAAATATGATGAGCAAAAAAAAGAACAAGTTGTGTGTAGGGATAATACTGCTGGCTGCTCTGCGCATCAAGTTGAGACTTCAAACTCTGATATATTCAAATGGCTTCAATTTGTAAGTATCCACTCAAGAGGAATCACTTTCACTGGCACAAATATTATGGATTATGATATAGGATTTTTTGAACATACTGCTACACAGCTTTATAATACCCTAGAACAACTCTCCTCCACAGAGCGCAAAAGCTCTACCGCAGAAGCCACAAAGCTTGCAGCAGACATTGCCAAAATCCAACGACTTGTCAAACTCTCACGAGTTGATTCTTATGATAATGGTATAAAGTTTGCCTCACTTATGCAAAACAAAAAGCGCGCACATTATGCTAACAACTCTAGCACACGATCAGATATTGAAGATGTAACACTTGATCCAGCATATTTATATAAATTCTCAAACCGCCATACTTATGCTAATAATATCTGGGCAAATGCCATTGGCTCTGCAAGCTTTATTAGTAATGGCTATGGTGCATTATATGGACTTAATGTAGGCTATGATAGGTTTTTAAATCTTGGAGAAAATGGACTTATACTTGGAGTGTTTGCAGCATATGGATATGGGACATATACAGCTGATCTTATCAAAAACAATAGCCATAATGTCAATAGCGGAATCTACTCAAGAGCAATTATTAAAAATCACGAATTTGACTTTAATGCTGGATATACAATTGGTATGAATAATGAAGATATTAATGCGCGTGAGAATATTTGGCTCTCACAATTAGGACAAAGCTATAAATACAATACCCATACATTTAATCTTAATGCAAATTATGGCTATATCTTTGGTATGAAAGGTAAAACACTTGTATTTAAGCCAAGTATTGGAATGTCATATTATATGATTAATGTCGGAAAGATTAATGGTGCAGATAGTTTAATTACGGCTTTTGATCCAAATACTACTAACCAAAGCTTTACTAATTACACAAACAATCTTGGCATACAAAGCCCACAAGCGCTTCAGCATGTGCTAGCTCTTAATGTTGCATTTGAGACAAGGCAGTATTTTCAAAAAGGATCGTATTGGTTTATTAATGTTGGCGCACAACGAGATATTTATATCTCATCAAATAATATTGCAGAAGTGCGATTTGTCGGAAGTAATAACCTTAGCTACAAACAAGGCGATAATCTCAATACCTTTGCAAATGCCACAGCAGGTGGTGAAGTGCAATTTTTGGAACAATTTTTTATTAATTTTGGACTTGGTGGCAAAGTAGGACTAAGCTATAAAGATATAAATATTACAGGAAATTTAGGTGCTCGGTATGTGTTTTAG
- the tkt gene encoding transketolase, with protein MHSITTQDISNLEKMATTLRFLCADIVQEANSGHPGTPMGLAEFATTLSYHINLNPKNPKWLNRDRLVFSGGHASALLYSLLHLWGFDLSLDDLKSFRTLHSKTPGHPESSLTQGVEITTGPLGQGIANAVGFAMAAKYAQNLLSKSVISHKVYCFCGDGDLQEGISYEAASLAGKYKLSDLIIIYDSNSITIEGDTRLAFDENVKLRFEAQGFDVLLCDGHNFLDIQEAIIAAKSNTTKPTLIIAKTIIGKGAIGLEGSEKTHGSPLGENVIAESKKAANFPQEKFHIPDDVRFWFQNTQEKMQSLEALWEKSLDSSAKTMLESLRNPDVASIQYPQFTIGESIATRASNGQILNAIAAKLQGFIGGSADLAPSNNTTIKNSGDFPHGKNFHFGIREHAMGAICNGIANYGLFLPFCATFFVFSDYMSPSVRVASIMKSRVFYIWTHDSIGVGEDGATHQPIEQLGHFRAMPNLLVFRPADANENIACWQVALESSAPCAFVLSRQNLPVLEVCDKSKISKGGYIIKDASNPQSPQITLIATGSEVALALECAKALESESITTRVVSVPCFDLLIQQDKSYIDSLLGGKVLGIEAARGLEWFRFCDEVVCMQDFGHSAKGEIVFQHCGFTIANITNKAKTLLNTH; from the coding sequence ATGCACTCTATCACGACACAAGACATTTCAAATCTTGAAAAAATGGCTACAACTTTGCGGTTTTTGTGTGCTGACATCGTCCAAGAAGCAAATAGCGGACACCCCGGCACTCCAATGGGACTTGCAGAATTTGCAACAACACTAAGCTATCATATCAATCTCAATCCCAAGAATCCAAAATGGCTCAATCGCGACCGGCTTGTTTTTAGTGGCGGGCATGCGAGTGCTTTGCTGTATTCACTTCTGCATTTATGGGGATTTGACTTGAGTCTTGATGATCTCAAATCATTTAGAACGCTCCACTCCAAAACGCCCGGACACCCAGAATCTAGCCTCACGCAAGGCGTTGAGATCACCACAGGACCATTAGGGCAAGGCATTGCCAATGCGGTTGGGTTTGCGATGGCTGCCAAATACGCCCAGAATCTACTTAGCAAAAGCGTTATTTCGCACAAAGTGTATTGTTTTTGTGGTGATGGCGATTTGCAAGAAGGCATAAGCTATGAAGCCGCTTCTTTGGCAGGGAAGTACAAACTCTCTGATCTTATCATCATTTATGATTCAAATTCCATTACAATCGAGGGCGATACGCGTCTTGCCTTTGATGAAAATGTCAAGCTCCGCTTTGAAGCGCAAGGATTTGATGTGCTACTTTGCGATGGGCATAATTTTTTAGACATTCAAGAAGCCATTATCGCCGCTAAATCAAACACAACAAAGCCTACATTAATCATCGCCAAAACAATCATCGGCAAAGGCGCGATAGGGCTTGAAGGAAGCGAAAAAACGCATGGCTCGCCATTGGGTGAAAACGTGATAGCAGAATCCAAAAAGGCAGCAAACTTTCCTCAAGAGAAATTCCACATTCCAGATGATGTGAGGTTTTGGTTTCAAAATACCCAAGAAAAAATGCAAAGTCTTGAGGCATTATGGGAGAAATCGCTAGATTCTAGTGCAAAAACCATGCTTGAATCCTTGCGTAATCCAGATGTAGCTAGCATTCAATACCCGCAATTTACAATCGGAGAATCCATAGCCACGCGAGCGAGCAATGGGCAGATTCTCAATGCAATCGCTGCAAAATTGCAAGGATTTATCGGAGGAAGCGCAGATCTTGCGCCAAGCAACAACACAACCATAAAAAATAGTGGCGATTTTCCACATGGCAAAAATTTTCACTTCGGCATTCGAGAGCACGCGATGGGCGCGATTTGCAATGGAATCGCAAATTATGGATTATTTTTACCATTTTGTGCGACTTTTTTTGTCTTTAGCGATTATATGTCGCCAAGCGTGCGTGTTGCTAGCATTATGAAAAGTCGGGTTTTTTATATTTGGACGCATGATTCTATCGGGGTTGGCGAAGATGGCGCGACACATCAGCCAATCGAGCAACTCGGACATTTTAGAGCAATGCCAAATCTTTTGGTCTTTCGCCCAGCAGATGCAAACGAAAATATCGCCTGCTGGCAAGTCGCACTAGAATCTAGCGCGCCTTGTGCGTTTGTGCTATCGCGCCAAAATCTGCCCGTGCTTGAAGTGTGCGATAAATCCAAAATCTCAAAAGGCGGATACATCATCAAAGACGCATCAAATCCGCAATCACCGCAAATCACATTAATTGCCACAGGAAGTGAAGTGGCTTTAGCCCTTGAGTGTGCCAAAGCCCTAGAATCTGAATCTATCACCACGCGCGTAGTGAGCGTGCCATGCTTTGATTTATTAATCCAGCAAGATAAGTCATATATTGATTCATTATTAGGCGGAAAGGTATTAGGCATAGAAGCAGCAAGGGGGCTTGAGTGGTTTAGATTCTGCGATGAAGTCGTGTGTATGCAGGATTTTGGGCATTCAGCAAAGGGAGAGATTGTGTTTCAGCATTGTGGCTTCACAATTGCAAATATCACTAATAAGGCAAAAACATTACTCAATACACATTAA
- a CDS encoding peptidylprolyl isomerase: protein MKDLKIYEPTQQELDSYQFARIHTNKGDITIRLFAQDAPQAVSNFASLAQSGFYNNLSFHRVISGFVAQGGCPKGDGTGGPGYRIKCEVTNNPNRHKRGSLSMAHAGRDTGGSQFFLCFVDLPHLDGEHTVFGAIEPDDSKSFEVLDSLRQNDRIENIEILATTQSES from the coding sequence ATGAAAGACTTAAAAATTTATGAGCCAACGCAACAAGAGCTTGATTCATACCAATTTGCACGCATTCATACCAACAAAGGCGACATCACAATCCGACTTTTTGCGCAAGATGCGCCACAAGCAGTGAGTAATTTTGCCTCTCTTGCACAAAGTGGATTCTATAATAATTTAAGCTTTCATCGCGTTATTTCTGGATTTGTCGCACAAGGTGGCTGCCCAAAAGGCGATGGCACAGGCGGTCCGGGATATAGGATAAAATGTGAAGTTACAAACAACCCAAACCGACACAAACGAGGCTCACTCTCAATGGCACACGCAGGGCGAGATACAGGCGGAAGTCAGTTTTTCTTATGCTTTGTAGATCTGCCTCATCTTGATGGCGAACACACCGTATTTGGCGCGATAGAGCCTGATGATTCAAAAAGCTTTGAAGTTTTGGATTCTCTAAGGCAAAACGATCGCATTGAAAATATCGAGATTCTCGCGACAACACAAAGTGAGTCTTGA
- the smpB gene encoding SsrA-binding protein SmpB: MKLIAQNKKALFDYEILESLESGIVLLGSEVKSLRLGRCNLKDSFIKIIKQEAFAFGIHISFLSTTNPHFRPDEKRPRKLLLHRKQIDKWFGKASQERLTIVPLKIYFNQKNKVKLQIALARGKNLHDKRESLKKKILNKEAQASLKNYGKHL; encoded by the coding sequence ATGAAGCTTATCGCCCAAAACAAAAAAGCATTATTTGATTATGAAATCCTTGAAAGCCTAGAATCTGGAATAGTGCTTTTGGGCTCTGAAGTCAAATCACTCCGCTTAGGTCGCTGCAATCTCAAAGATAGCTTTATCAAAATCATCAAACAAGAAGCATTTGCATTTGGCATACATATTTCGTTTTTATCCACGACAAATCCGCACTTTCGCCCTGATGAAAAGCGTCCAAGAAAGCTTTTGCTTCATCGCAAGCAAATTGACAAGTGGTTTGGCAAGGCTTCGCAGGAGAGGCTTACGATTGTGCCACTTAAAATATACTTTAATCAAAAAAATAAAGTAAAATTACAAATTGCTCTAGCTCGCGGAAAAAACCTCCACGACAAGCGAGAATCTCTCAAGAAAAAGATTCTCAACAAAGAAGCACAAGCTAGCTTAAAAAACTATGGAAAACATCTATAA